The Thiorhodovibrio litoralis genome includes a window with the following:
- the ltrA gene encoding group II intron reverse transcriptase/maturase: protein MKQTSLLGIAKKAASDKAHRFRNLFGLLNVSYLLACWRLINKGAASGVDRLDARAYEANLQDNVEALVAAVKGGWYRAKLVLRRYIPKLNGKLRPLGIPAIADKVLQMGVTKILEEIYEQDFLDCSYGYRPRVGALDAVRDLSAELRSGRYHFLVEADIRAFFDRIDHGKLIELLQRRIDDESFLRLIRKWLKAGVLEPDGAVQHPETGSPQGGIISPMLANIYLHYALDEWFENTVKTHCKGKAYLCRYADDFVCAFECEFDAQRFYRVLGVRMARFGLEVAQEKTQLLRFSRQDWTRNGTFEFLGFEFRWGRGRWGTPALKRRTARKKYRASLASFRDWCRAHCRMHKDKFFAALNAKLRGYYNYYGIRGNSESLDDFFYHVTRILYRELNRRSQRRSYNWKGFVELIKVFKLERPRICHSF from the coding sequence GGCCTGTTGGCGGCTGATTAACAAAGGTGCGGCCAGCGGTGTCGACCGACTGGATGCTCGCGCCTATGAAGCCAACCTTCAGGACAATGTAGAAGCACTGGTGGCGGCGGTCAAAGGGGGATGGTATCGGGCCAAGCTGGTACTGAGAAGATACATCCCCAAGCTCAACGGAAAGTTGAGGCCATTGGGGATTCCGGCCATCGCGGACAAAGTGCTCCAGATGGGGGTCACCAAGATACTGGAAGAGATTTATGAGCAGGACTTTCTGGACTGTAGCTATGGTTACCGACCTCGAGTTGGTGCCCTGGATGCCGTGCGAGACCTGAGCGCCGAGCTGCGAAGCGGGCGTTATCACTTCCTGGTCGAGGCGGATATTCGCGCATTCTTTGATCGAATCGATCATGGCAAACTGATCGAGCTGTTGCAGCGACGGATAGACGATGAATCCTTTCTGCGGCTGATTCGCAAGTGGTTAAAGGCCGGTGTTTTGGAGCCAGATGGCGCGGTTCAGCATCCCGAGACAGGCTCGCCCCAAGGCGGGATCATCTCCCCGATGCTTGCGAATATCTATCTCCACTACGCGCTAGATGAGTGGTTTGAGAACACGGTCAAGACACATTGCAAAGGGAAAGCGTACCTCTGTCGGTATGCCGACGATTTCGTGTGCGCGTTTGAATGTGAGTTCGACGCCCAGCGCTTTTATCGGGTGCTTGGGGTGCGGATGGCGCGGTTCGGGCTGGAAGTCGCGCAAGAGAAAACGCAGTTGCTGCGGTTTTCGCGTCAGGACTGGACGCGTAACGGCACCTTTGAGTTTCTCGGATTCGAGTTTCGCTGGGGACGAGGGCGTTGGGGAACACCCGCGCTCAAACGGCGCACGGCACGGAAGAAATACCGCGCCTCCCTGGCCAGTTTTCGAGACTGGTGTCGGGCACACTGCCGGATGCACAAGGACAAGTTCTTCGCGGCTCTCAATGCGAAGCTGCGCGGGTACTACAATTACTACGGTATCCGAGGCAACTCCGAAAGCCTGGATGACTTTTTCTACCATGTCACTCGCATACTTTACCGGGAGCTGAATCGTCGCAGCCAGCGGCGCAGTTACAATTGGAAGGGCTTCGTCGAACTGATCAAGGTGTTCAAGCTTGAGCGACCACGTATCTGCCACAGTTTCTGA